One window of the Desulfobotulus mexicanus genome contains the following:
- a CDS encoding cold-shock protein has protein sequence MAEGTVKWFNESKGFGFLATDSGEDVFVHFSAIQSSGFKTLQEGQRVQFDIVNGQKGPAADKVVPL, from the coding sequence TTGGCAGAAGGCACTGTAAAATGGTTTAATGAGTCTAAAGGTTTTGGTTTTCTTGCAACGGATTCCGGAGAAGATGTTTTTGTACACTTTTCTGCTATTCAGAGCAGCGGTTTTAAAACGCTTCAAGAAGGTCAGCGTGTTCAGTTTGATATTGTCAACGGCCAGAAAGGCCCGGCAGCTGACAAAGTAGTACCTCTGTAA
- the amrA gene encoding AmmeMemoRadiSam system protein A, with translation MSMDYLNPAEKKFLLSMAWDVLRAGVAGKRSLIKPDAETGGHLMERGASFVTLQKSGELRGCIGSLTAWRPLWEDVAAHAWNAAFEDPRFSPVKASELSLISLKISILTPPEPLLFDSEVDLLSKLQPGVDGLTIRSGRCQATFLPAVWEQLPEPEDFLVHLKLKAGLRADAFPKDLKAERYGTDEFA, from the coding sequence ATGAGCATGGACTACCTTAATCCTGCGGAAAAAAAGTTCCTTCTTTCCATGGCATGGGATGTTCTCAGGGCAGGGGTTGCCGGAAAGAGATCCCTTATAAAGCCCGATGCGGAAACAGGGGGGCATCTGATGGAAAGGGGAGCTTCCTTTGTTACCCTTCAAAAGTCGGGAGAACTCAGGGGATGTATCGGCTCCCTCACGGCATGGCGGCCCCTTTGGGAGGATGTGGCGGCCCATGCCTGGAATGCGGCCTTTGAAGATCCCCGTTTTTCTCCTGTAAAGGCTTCGGAACTTTCCCTCATTTCCCTTAAAATTTCTATTCTGACACCGCCGGAACCCCTTTTATTTGATTCGGAAGTGGATTTGCTTTCAAAGCTTCAACCCGGTGTGGACGGGCTGACCATCCGTTCGGGCAGGTGTCAGGCCACCTTTCTTCCTGCTGTGTGGGAACAGCTTCCGGAGCCGGAAGACTTTCTGGTCCATCTCAAGCTGAAGGCCGGACTGCGGGCAGATGCTTTTCCCAAAGATCTTAAAGCTGAACGCTATGGGACGGATGAATTTGCCTGA
- a CDS encoding TolC family protein translates to MLDFFHNTYRQKMGPILLALFLMFLPFGAKALEFDKAFSQMMAENQRLAAAISGIEQKEAEQKTARGLYYPQLQISASWTHMNAPLEVELAALNSMTGQLIHTLHPGLPPQQISAITGNLPQHYELQEQNFLKSDLTLSWPVYTGGKITAANRAADVQLQLAQSSKEALSHQMFSELVRLYFGVRLADAVVQVRREVVQGMEKHLHQAVRLEETGMIALAERLHAQVAVEEARREYKKALRDAQIARTALKSLIACEDDVKPRSPLFFYRNIPDMAVFMEKARKNNPLLLQLHQQEALASAGMQKEKSAYKPDVFLFGTRALITDDLTVLEPEWAAGAGIRFTLFDGFSRSGRVEAAHSVKNQISQLRSQAIRDMEALVESRYQRLMQAIEQIDTLAVSRTFVREYLRVRTRAFEEGFATSLDVVDAELALSKVQITHLQALFDFDLALARLLETTGSISDFEYYRTNAEKEAELP, encoded by the coding sequence ATGTTGGATTTTTTTCACAATACATACCGACAAAAAATGGGTCCGATTCTTTTAGCCCTTTTTCTGATGTTTCTGCCCTTTGGTGCAAAAGCCCTCGAATTTGACAAGGCCTTTTCACAGATGATGGCGGAAAACCAGAGACTGGCTGCTGCCATCTCAGGCATCGAACAAAAAGAAGCCGAGCAGAAAACAGCAAGAGGTCTATATTATCCGCAGCTGCAGATTTCCGCATCCTGGACCCACATGAATGCCCCCCTGGAGGTGGAACTCGCAGCACTGAACTCCATGACAGGTCAGCTGATCCACACCCTGCATCCGGGTCTTCCACCCCAGCAGATCTCAGCCATTACAGGAAACCTGCCCCAGCATTATGAGTTGCAGGAACAAAATTTCCTTAAAAGCGATCTCACCCTCTCATGGCCTGTTTATACCGGTGGAAAAATCACCGCAGCCAACAGGGCGGCAGATGTTCAGCTTCAACTGGCCCAAAGTTCAAAGGAGGCCCTTTCCCATCAGATGTTCAGCGAGCTGGTTCGCCTCTATTTTGGTGTCCGACTGGCGGATGCCGTGGTTCAGGTACGCAGGGAAGTTGTGCAGGGAATGGAAAAGCATCTTCATCAGGCCGTCCGCCTGGAAGAGACAGGGATGATTGCCCTTGCCGAAAGGCTGCACGCCCAGGTAGCTGTGGAAGAAGCCCGCAGAGAATACAAAAAAGCCCTCCGGGATGCACAGATTGCCCGTACAGCCCTGAAATCCCTCATTGCCTGCGAGGATGATGTAAAGCCCCGGTCTCCGCTTTTTTTCTACCGGAACATCCCGGATATGGCTGTTTTTATGGAAAAAGCCCGTAAAAACAACCCCCTGCTTCTTCAGCTCCATCAACAGGAAGCCCTTGCCAGTGCGGGTATGCAGAAGGAAAAAAGTGCCTATAAACCCGATGTTTTCCTTTTTGGCACAAGAGCCCTGATCACAGATGACCTCACGGTACTGGAGCCGGAATGGGCCGCAGGTGCAGGTATCCGCTTTACCCTCTTCGACGGCTTTTCACGGTCCGGCAGGGTAGAGGCCGCCCATTCCGTAAAAAACCAGATCAGCCAGCTTCGCAGTCAGGCCATCCGGGATATGGAAGCCCTTGTGGAAAGCCGCTATCAGAGACTGATGCAGGCCATAGAACAGATTGATACCTTAGCTGTTTCCAGAACCTTTGTCCGGGAATATCTCAGGGTGAGAACCCGGGCCTTTGAAGAGGGCTTTGCCACCTCTTTGGATGTGGTGGATGCGGAGCTGGCCCTCTCCAAGGTACAGATCACCCACCTTCAGGCCCTTTTTGACTTTGATCTGGCTCTTGCAAGACTTCTTGAGACAACGGGCAGTATTTCTGACTTTGAATACTATCGCACAAACGCAGAAAAGGAGGCGGAACTGCCATGA
- the amrS gene encoding AmmeMemoRadiSam system radical SAM enzyme, which yields MKIPESYFRKKEKDSLQCMVCPHGCILKEGQRGRCFVRMIQEGHMVLDTYGRSSGLCIDPIEKKPLYHFLPGSRTLSFGTVGCNLACRFCQNWELSRSRSMDRMMVSALPEAIAAAALKEGCRSVAYTYNDPVIFLEYAMDTAKACREAGVLSVAVTAGYIHGKAREDFFSCMDAANVDLKAFSDSFYRKYCGASLGPVLETLCYIRQETTLWLELATLIIPGYNDSDKELDTMVDWILEHLGPEVPLHFTAFHPDHEFRHVKRTPAATLLRARKRAMDRGLFHVMTGNILEDEGSSTFCHNCGELLIARAGYHITQCRLSEKGLCPLCNTPCAGFFDTNL from the coding sequence ATGAAAATTCCTGAAAGTTATTTTCGTAAAAAGGAGAAGGACAGCCTGCAATGCATGGTCTGCCCCCATGGCTGTATCCTGAAAGAAGGGCAGCGGGGACGCTGTTTTGTGCGCATGATTCAGGAGGGACACATGGTGCTGGACACCTATGGTCGTTCCAGCGGGCTTTGCATTGACCCAATTGAAAAAAAGCCGCTTTATCATTTTCTGCCGGGAAGCCGGACGCTTTCCTTTGGTACGGTCGGATGTAATCTTGCATGCAGATTCTGTCAGAATTGGGAACTATCCCGTTCCAGAAGCATGGACAGGATGATGGTCTCTGCCTTGCCAGAAGCCATTGCCGCAGCTGCCCTGAAGGAGGGATGCAGGAGTGTGGCCTATACCTATAATGATCCTGTGATTTTTCTGGAATATGCCATGGATACTGCCAAAGCCTGCAGGGAGGCAGGAGTTTTGTCTGTGGCTGTAACCGCAGGCTACATTCATGGAAAGGCGAGGGAAGACTTTTTTTCCTGCATGGATGCGGCCAATGTGGATCTAAAGGCTTTTTCTGATTCCTTTTACAGAAAATACTGCGGTGCCTCCCTTGGGCCGGTTTTGGAAACCCTTTGCTATATCCGTCAGGAAACCACGCTCTGGCTGGAGCTGGCTACCCTGATTATTCCTGGATACAATGATTCTGATAAAGAGCTGGATACCATGGTAGACTGGATTCTTGAGCACCTCGGACCGGAGGTTCCCCTTCATTTTACTGCCTTTCATCCGGACCATGAGTTCCGCCATGTGAAAAGAACACCTGCAGCCACCCTGCTGCGGGCAAGAAAACGGGCCATGGACAGGGGGCTTTTCCATGTGATGACGGGAAATATCCTTGAAGATGAAGGATCTTCCACCTTCTGCCATAATTGTGGCGAACTTCTCATAGCTCGGGCAGGATACCATATTACGCAGTGCAGGCTTTCAGAAAAGGGACTCTGCCCCCTTTGCAATACTCCCTGTGCCGGTTTTTTTGATACGAATCTATAG
- a CDS encoding HlyD family secretion protein: MSIPRRIATLFTLVLILTALSVTGWRLLTPPPLILQGEVEAREVHVASKIAGRVAILHIEEGQRVLKEELLVELESPEIEAKLRQATAAERAALAQQEKAHGGARSEEIRSAYNAWQTAEANATLAERTFARIHKLHSEGVVPAQQKDEAEARMTAARRTAEAARAGYDMAIAGARQEDRATADALLAQAEGAVSEVEAYLREARLSAPLAAEVSSINAEVGELVSPGFPVVSLVDLNDIWITFQLREDLLTRFRMGDELPTKFPALGDQHFILKVTHIAAMADFATWRATRSRGDFDLKTFEVRARPLNPIPGLRPGMSALVIWEDLQPEGERP, encoded by the coding sequence ATGAGCATCCCCCGGCGCATTGCCACCCTGTTTACTCTGGTACTGATACTTACAGCTCTTTCCGTAACAGGATGGCGGCTGCTGACACCGCCGCCCCTGATTCTGCAGGGAGAGGTGGAGGCCCGCGAGGTCCATGTGGCTTCCAAAATTGCCGGCCGTGTGGCCATACTTCACATTGAAGAAGGGCAGCGGGTACTGAAGGAAGAACTTCTTGTGGAGCTGGAAAGCCCTGAAATTGAAGCCAAGCTGCGTCAGGCGACGGCTGCGGAAAGGGCAGCCCTTGCCCAGCAGGAAAAAGCCCACGGCGGAGCCAGAAGTGAAGAAATCCGCTCCGCATACAATGCCTGGCAAACGGCGGAAGCCAACGCCACACTGGCTGAAAGGACCTTTGCCCGCATCCATAAACTCCATAGCGAAGGCGTTGTTCCAGCCCAGCAGAAAGATGAGGCCGAGGCCCGCATGACGGCAGCCAGAAGAACGGCAGAAGCGGCCAGAGCAGGCTATGACATGGCCATCGCCGGGGCCAGACAGGAAGACAGGGCTACGGCGGATGCCCTTCTGGCCCAGGCCGAGGGGGCCGTCTCCGAAGTGGAGGCCTATCTCAGGGAAGCAAGGCTTTCAGCCCCGCTGGCCGCAGAAGTATCCAGCATCAACGCCGAGGTGGGAGAGCTGGTAAGCCCCGGATTCCCTGTGGTATCCCTTGTGGACCTAAACGATATCTGGATCACCTTCCAGCTGAGGGAAGACCTGCTGACCCGCTTCCGCATGGGCGATGAACTGCCGACAAAGTTTCCAGCCTTAGGAGATCAGCATTTTATTCTAAAGGTAACCCACATTGCCGCCATGGCGGATTTTGCCACCTGGCGGGCCACCCGGTCCAGGGGGGATTTTGATCTCAAAACCTTTGAGGTCCGGGCCAGACCCCTTAACCCCATACCCGGCCTGCGTCCGGGCATGAGCGCCCTTGTCATATGGGAAGACCTGCAGCCCGAAGGAGAGCGGCCTTGA
- the amrB gene encoding AmmeMemoRadiSam system protein B: MQSDSRVRSPAVASLFYPGDALRLEQEVSSLLAKADAFPDILPKAMVVPHAGYAWSGALAATACKLLIPMKNQIRRLVLLGPAHRVYLRGIALPSSTAFATPFGEVGLDTDLLQKLAAAFSCVKVMDAAHAMEHSLEVILPFLQKTLDSFTLVPLVVGETDALKVASVLDYLWGGEETLILISSDLSHFKDYASARTIDMQTAQAIESMDLSGISSDAACGVYPLRGFLTSALRRSLKVHRLGLCNSGDVSGDKAGEVVGYGAWAFTEEGI; encoded by the coding sequence ATGCAATCCGATTCCCGTGTACGCAGTCCTGCGGTGGCATCCCTCTTTTATCCGGGGGATGCCTTGCGTCTTGAACAGGAAGTATCTTCTCTTCTGGCAAAGGCTGATGCTTTCCCGGATATTCTGCCCAAAGCCATGGTTGTGCCCCATGCCGGGTATGCCTGGTCCGGTGCTCTGGCAGCCACAGCCTGTAAACTTCTTATTCCCATGAAAAATCAAATCCGGCGGCTGGTGTTGCTGGGGCCTGCCCACAGGGTATACCTGAGGGGCATTGCCCTTCCTTCCAGTACGGCCTTTGCCACGCCCTTCGGGGAGGTGGGTTTAGATACGGATCTTCTGCAAAAACTGGCAGCGGCTTTTTCCTGTGTGAAGGTGATGGATGCGGCCCATGCCATGGAGCACAGCCTTGAGGTCATTCTTCCCTTTCTTCAGAAAACCCTGGACTCCTTTACCCTTGTGCCTCTGGTGGTGGGGGAGACGGATGCCCTTAAAGTGGCTTCGGTGCTGGATTATCTCTGGGGCGGTGAAGAAACCCTCATCCTTATCAGCTCGGATTTAAGCCATTTCAAGGATTATGCCTCAGCACGCACAATTGATATGCAGACGGCGCAGGCCATTGAATCCATGGACCTTTCTGGGATTTCTTCCGATGCCGCCTGTGGGGTTTATCCTTTAAGGGGTTTTCTTACTTCTGCACTTCGCCGCAGTCTCAAGGTTCACCGTCTGGGGCTTTGCAATTCTGGGGATGTCTCAGGAGATAAAGCAGGCGAGGTTGTCGGCTATGGGGCATGGGCTTTCACGGAGGAGGGAATATGA
- a CDS encoding ABC transporter permease, which produces MKGFLEEWRAEALRILKDPGILLLFFGVQLIYPAVYPLPYRAEVLRSVPIAVVDQDRTPVSRQLIRMVDASENVQVAKQFSDFEAARKAFINREVSGILIVPPDFTPNIRKGRTATLPLYCDGSYFLVYRQVAMGVQQSAGTLSAGIEIQRLTATGLTKKQAMAARDPLPLMNVFLFNPAGGYGAYIVPAVLVLILHQTLLIGIGMLGGTQREYGGNTGLPENSSATGRTLGRIFVYLPLYCLHIVWFFGILFRIYRYPQRADLWELFFFLLPFLLATICLGLCLRHLFRERASAMMALLFTSIPILFLSGFSWPVEAIPEPLRILSQLLPATPGIGGFLKLNHMGADFHTIKPEFIQLWLQALIYFILACIIAWRENMQQSRGDRGKLS; this is translated from the coding sequence ATGAAAGGTTTTTTAGAAGAATGGCGGGCTGAAGCCCTTCGCATACTGAAAGATCCGGGCATACTGCTGCTTTTTTTCGGCGTGCAGCTCATCTATCCTGCCGTATACCCCCTTCCCTACAGGGCCGAAGTGCTTCGCAGTGTTCCCATTGCAGTTGTCGATCAGGACAGAACACCCGTCAGCAGGCAGCTCATACGCATGGTGGATGCTTCAGAAAACGTGCAGGTGGCAAAACAGTTTTCTGATTTTGAGGCCGCAAGAAAGGCATTTATCAATAGGGAAGTCAGCGGTATTCTCATTGTTCCACCGGATTTTACCCCAAACATACGCAAAGGCCGCACAGCCACCCTTCCCCTCTACTGTGACGGAAGTTATTTTCTCGTTTACCGTCAGGTGGCCATGGGAGTTCAGCAAAGTGCAGGCACCCTTTCCGCAGGCATCGAAATTCAAAGACTTACAGCCACAGGACTCACAAAAAAACAGGCCATGGCTGCAAGAGATCCCCTGCCCCTGATGAATGTTTTCCTCTTCAATCCTGCGGGCGGCTATGGTGCCTACATAGTTCCTGCCGTACTTGTGCTCATACTTCATCAGACCCTTCTCATAGGTATAGGTATGCTGGGAGGGACGCAAAGGGAATACGGTGGCAATACAGGTCTTCCAGAAAACAGTTCTGCCACAGGACGCACCCTTGGCCGGATATTTGTTTATCTTCCCCTCTACTGTCTGCATATTGTATGGTTTTTTGGCATTCTCTTCAGAATATACCGATATCCACAGCGGGCGGATCTCTGGGAACTTTTTTTCTTTCTTCTGCCCTTTCTTCTGGCCACCATCTGCCTTGGGCTCTGCCTGCGCCACCTGTTCCGGGAGAGGGCCTCTGCCATGATGGCCCTTTTGTTCACATCCATCCCCATTCTCTTTCTCTCCGGCTTTTCATGGCCCGTGGAAGCCATTCCTGAACCACTCCGTATCCTTTCCCAGCTCCTTCCCGCCACTCCGGGCATCGGCGGCTTTCTCAAGCTGAATCATATGGGTGCGGATTTTCACACCATAAAACCGGAATTTATACAGTTATGGCTGCAGGCACTGATTTATTTCATCCTTGCATGCATAATTGCATGGCGGGAAAATATGCAACAAAGCAGAGGAGACAGGGGCAAATTATCCTGA
- a CDS encoding PH domain-containing protein — protein MPDLYTEFRPAWRSYWQIITLSTILFLLAAFTAFNLTGPIKSILSGSSFAAGILLLGLTAIKRFSLKFTIDKRRISRHKGIVARNQQSIRIQDLKSIELNQSIPQRLLGIGDIAFYSAGSSDAEVRFQGILNPSAWRDKVDEAMDLYIKPESVH, from the coding sequence ATGCCGGATTTATACACAGAATTCAGACCTGCATGGCGAAGCTACTGGCAAATCATCACCCTTTCCACCATCCTCTTTCTTCTTGCTGCTTTCACCGCATTTAACCTTACAGGCCCCATAAAATCCATTTTATCGGGAAGCTCTTTTGCCGCGGGCATACTTCTTCTGGGGCTGACGGCAATAAAAAGATTCTCATTAAAATTCACCATCGACAAAAGACGAATTTCGCGCCACAAGGGTATTGTTGCCAGAAATCAGCAGAGTATCAGGATACAGGATTTAAAAAGTATCGAACTCAACCAGAGTATTCCACAAAGACTTCTTGGCATAGGGGATATTGCCTTTTATTCTGCAGGATCAAGCGATGCAGAAGTCCGTTTTCAGGGCATCCTCAATCCCTCTGCATGGCGGGACAAGGTAGATGAAGCCATGGATCTTTACATAAAACCAGAGAGTGTCCATTGA
- a CDS encoding glycoside hydrolase family 3 protein: MHQKTIHSILFIALLTTLSFGIQGCANSSSEEKPSLEKQIGQMLIIGFRGTEINENHSIYKDIQERNIGGVVLYEYDVPSRSRPRNISSPEELKELSRRLQKASPFPLFIALDQEGGRVNRLKESYGFPPTVSAQYLGDLNDAETTQFWADKSAATLSDMGVNVNFAPVVDVNVNPDCPVIGKIERSFSQSPELVFRHSEIFTETYKKKNIIAALKHFPGHGSSKEDSHYGFTDITETWKTEELYPYLLHFMNDFDGMIMTAHTFNAHLDPDYPATLSHSTMTGILRKRLGWEGVIVSDDMMMGAITDHYGMETAIEKAILAGVDMLIFSNNSPADYNPDIAKEAIEIIKRLVEENRISKERIALSYERISALKNRYLW, encoded by the coding sequence ATGCACCAAAAGACCATTCATAGTATCCTTTTTATTGCTCTGCTCACAACCCTCTCTTTCGGTATTCAAGGATGTGCCAACTCCAGCTCAGAGGAAAAGCCTTCCCTTGAAAAACAGATCGGCCAAATGCTGATTATCGGATTCAGGGGAACGGAAATTAATGAGAATCACAGCATATACAAGGACATACAGGAAAGAAATATCGGGGGTGTTGTTCTCTATGAGTATGATGTCCCCTCCAGATCACGCCCCAGAAACATCTCCTCACCGGAAGAACTCAAAGAACTGAGCCGAAGGCTTCAGAAAGCCTCGCCTTTTCCCCTCTTCATTGCCCTAGATCAGGAAGGAGGCAGGGTAAACCGCCTGAAGGAAAGTTATGGCTTCCCTCCCACAGTATCCGCCCAGTACCTAGGGGATCTCAATGATGCGGAGACCACACAGTTCTGGGCAGATAAAAGTGCAGCCACTCTTTCGGATATGGGTGTCAATGTAAATTTTGCTCCGGTTGTCGATGTCAATGTCAATCCCGACTGCCCTGTAATAGGAAAAATTGAACGCAGCTTTTCCCAAAGCCCTGAGCTGGTTTTCAGGCATTCTGAAATTTTCACAGAGACCTATAAAAAGAAAAACATTATTGCCGCACTCAAACATTTTCCGGGGCATGGCAGCTCCAAAGAAGATTCCCATTATGGTTTCACGGACATCACCGAAACCTGGAAAACCGAAGAACTATACCCCTACCTGCTGCACTTCATGAACGATTTTGATGGCATGATCATGACAGCCCATACCTTCAATGCCCATCTTGATCCGGATTATCCGGCAACTCTGTCCCACAGTACCATGACAGGTATTTTAAGAAAAAGACTGGGATGGGAAGGTGTTATTGTTTCCGATGATATGATGATGGGAGCTATTACGGATCACTACGGCATGGAAACCGCCATTGAAAAGGCCATCCTTGCAGGTGTTGACATGCTTATTTTCTCCAACAATTCACCCGCAGACTATAATCCTGACATTGCAAAGGAAGCCATAGAAATTATAAAAAGGCTTGTGGAGGAAAACCGGATTTCAAAGGAAAGGATAGCCCTTTCCTACGAAAGAATATCTGCTTTGAAAAATCGCTATTTATGGTAA
- a CDS encoding ABC transporter permease, producing MKALIPETGFRAVFCRELVRMARSRLLIMVVFLLPPLSFAFIAWFFSQGVLSNLPVAVLDQDNTQLSREIIRRMDATPGIRIHLPASNFTEGRQAIQSGETYGLLIIPKNLEKDVLRGLAPKTILYVNNTYMIAASLIMKDATMAMQSLSSGLELKRHMAEGQTRNAAIGRIQPIRVDVRVPFNPYSNYFYFLAATLLPTMLHMFVITSAIYALGSELARSTAAEWLEKAGGSAWIAIIAKILPYTLIFCVWGLFMNAFLFRMGVPMEGSGLLLRLATSSMVLAYQAVALFLVAICANMRMALSLASFYASTAFAFVGVTFPAMGMPSAARLWGDLLPLTHYLRLFVDQTLRGAPVQASMDAFGSLWLFVILAGGTGLILMPGRMKNPVYWGRK from the coding sequence TTGAAAGCCCTGATTCCTGAAACCGGATTCCGGGCGGTTTTCTGCAGGGAACTGGTCCGAATGGCCCGCAGCCGCCTTCTCATTATGGTGGTATTTCTGCTCCCCCCCTTATCCTTTGCCTTTATAGCCTGGTTTTTCTCCCAGGGAGTTCTCAGCAACCTGCCCGTGGCGGTTCTGGATCAGGATAATACCCAGCTTTCAAGGGAAATCATCCGCCGCATGGATGCCACACCTGGTATCCGCATCCATCTGCCGGCAAGCAACTTCACCGAAGGCAGGCAGGCCATACAGAGCGGGGAAACCTATGGTCTGCTTATTATCCCCAAAAACCTTGAGAAGGATGTTCTAAGGGGACTGGCCCCGAAAACCATCCTTTATGTGAACAACACCTACATGATTGCCGCAAGCCTTATCATGAAAGATGCCACCATGGCCATGCAGTCCCTTTCTTCGGGACTGGAGCTCAAACGCCATATGGCCGAAGGCCAGACCCGCAATGCTGCCATCGGGCGTATTCAGCCCATACGTGTGGATGTGCGAGTACCCTTCAATCCTTACTCCAACTACTTCTATTTCCTTGCAGCCACCCTTCTGCCCACCATGCTCCATATGTTTGTAATTACATCTGCCATCTATGCCCTTGGATCGGAACTGGCCAGAAGCACAGCAGCAGAGTGGCTGGAAAAGGCAGGAGGAAGCGCATGGATTGCCATTATCGCAAAAATCCTGCCCTACACCCTGATTTTCTGCGTATGGGGTCTTTTCATGAATGCCTTTCTCTTCCGAATGGGAGTTCCCATGGAAGGCAGCGGACTGCTGCTGCGTCTTGCCACCAGCAGTATGGTGCTGGCTTATCAGGCTGTGGCCCTCTTTCTAGTAGCTATTTGCGCCAATATGCGCATGGCCTTAAGTCTTGCTTCATTTTACGCCAGTACAGCCTTTGCTTTTGTGGGTGTCACCTTCCCGGCAATGGGTATGCCTTCGGCGGCAAGGCTATGGGGTGATCTTCTGCCCCTGACCCATTATCTGCGACTTTTTGTGGATCAAACTCTCAGGGGAGCGCCGGTTCAGGCTTCCATGGATGCCTTTGGCAGCCTTTGGCTCTTTGTGATTCTGGCCGGAGGTACAGGTCTGATTCTCATGCCAGGCCGCATGAAAAATCCCGTTTACTGGGGGCGGAAATGA
- a CDS encoding NAD(P)H-dependent oxidoreductase, translating into MQITVISGSPKGELSVTLQSLRYLEKIFPEHSMDVIHVGQSIRAIEEKAEKREEISALVSAADLVIFAQPVYTFTIPSQLKRFLELVNQSDLKRAFNGKYAAVITTSINFFDHSAHDYMRAVTEDLNMAFAGGFSADSYDLLNAEEQQRLKSFAQDIFKTVEKKRPVTRAFAPLVHSLWNYEPGPDIAGLDTVAKKVLIIQDRKYSAENAGAMADRLARRFPAADRLILEEMTLAGGCLGCVQCGFDHRCVYTGKDDFIATYEERIKTADIIFFVMKVEDRMFSSLWKAFFDRGFYNTHTPTLKGKQLGFVISGPLGQMAPFREVLTAFTQWQGAGLVDMVSDECGQAYLLDSLLDTLAERAVEAGERGYVAPATFLGKAGMKVFRDDVFGRHRFVFQADHDWFEANGIYDFPQDDKRAMETNAFMFDMMKDPAAKEAIRKMLKSEMVKPMRKVVEEAG; encoded by the coding sequence ATGCAGATTACCGTCATCAGTGGCAGTCCAAAGGGAGAGCTGAGCGTTACCCTCCAGTCCCTGCGTTACCTTGAAAAAATCTTTCCTGAACACAGTATGGATGTGATCCATGTGGGCCAGAGCATCCGGGCCATAGAGGAAAAGGCGGAAAAAAGGGAAGAAATTTCAGCTCTTGTAAGTGCTGCTGACCTTGTGATTTTTGCCCAGCCGGTCTATACTTTCACCATTCCATCCCAGCTGAAACGCTTTCTGGAGCTTGTGAACCAAAGTGATCTGAAAAGGGCTTTCAATGGTAAATATGCGGCTGTGATTACAACATCCATCAATTTTTTCGATCACAGTGCCCATGATTATATGCGGGCAGTGACAGAAGATCTTAACATGGCCTTTGCAGGTGGTTTCTCCGCAGATTCCTATGATCTTCTGAATGCGGAAGAGCAGCAGCGCCTGAAAAGCTTTGCCCAAGATATTTTCAAGACCGTTGAAAAGAAACGGCCTGTTACAAGGGCCTTTGCTCCTCTTGTGCATTCCTTGTGGAATTATGAGCCGGGTCCGGATATTGCCGGCTTGGATACCGTGGCAAAAAAGGTATTGATCATTCAGGACAGAAAATACAGTGCAGAAAATGCGGGAGCCATGGCAGACCGCCTTGCCCGTCGTTTTCCTGCGGCTGATCGTCTGATACTGGAAGAAATGACACTGGCGGGAGGCTGCCTTGGCTGTGTGCAGTGTGGTTTTGATCACAGGTGCGTATATACAGGGAAAGATGATTTCATTGCCACCTATGAGGAGAGGATAAAAACCGCTGATATTATTTTCTTTGTCATGAAGGTGGAAGACCGCATGTTCTCTTCCCTCTGGAAAGCTTTTTTTGATCGGGGTTTCTACAATACCCACACTCCTACACTTAAGGGGAAGCAGTTGGGCTTTGTGATTTCAGGGCCTCTGGGTCAGATGGCTCCTTTCAGGGAAGTGCTGACGGCCTTTACCCAGTGGCAGGGTGCGGGGCTTGTGGATATGGTCTCCGATGAGTGCGGTCAGGCCTATTTGCTGGACAGTCTGCTGGATACCCTTGCTGAGCGGGCCGTGGAAGCCGGTGAAAGGGGATATGTGGCCCCTGCAACCTTCCTTGGCAAGGCAGGTATGAAGGTGTTCCGGGATGATGTGTTCGGTCGTCATCGCTTTGTGTTTCAGGCGGATCATGACTGGTTTGAAGCCAATGGTATTTATGATTTTCCCCAGGATGACAAGAGGGCCATGGAAACCAATGCCTTTATGTTTGATATGATGAAGGACCCGGCTGCCAAAGAGGCCATCCGGAAAATGCTGAAATCCGAGATGGTGAAACCTATGCGTAAGGTGGTGGAAGAGGCCGGTTGA